A genomic window from Agreia sp. COWG includes:
- a CDS encoding LacI family DNA-binding transcriptional regulator yields MSGIEDVALRAGVSKATVSRALSGRGYVSEMARHKVQAAASELGYVVSSNASSLVTGRTNNVGVIIPVINQWFFGSILEGVERKLLERGYDLMLYNLTKNTEERSRVFEYFLVRKRVDAIIAVTLEISPDEATSLVGLGKPLAGIGGPLAGIPTLGIDDVAAARFATEHLIALGHTRIMHVGGDSAEIMDFHVHSKRLQGFVDALSSAGLPFTADWFVATRFDIPGGYAAGKQILGDPRRRPTAIFAATDEVAIGIILAARELGISIPDDLSVIGIDNHPLTELFGLTSIAQDPADQGEQAVDLVMRQLDDAAWRPPSIHATVPARLVVRSSTSAPRR; encoded by the coding sequence ATGTCAGGCATCGAAGACGTCGCGCTCCGAGCGGGGGTATCGAAAGCCACCGTCTCGCGCGCGCTGAGTGGCCGGGGATATGTCTCCGAAATGGCAAGGCACAAGGTGCAGGCCGCCGCGAGCGAACTCGGTTACGTCGTCTCGTCCAACGCATCGAGTCTCGTCACAGGACGCACCAACAACGTGGGCGTCATCATTCCCGTCATCAACCAGTGGTTCTTCGGCAGCATCCTCGAGGGCGTCGAGAGAAAGCTGCTCGAGCGCGGCTACGATCTGATGCTCTACAACCTCACGAAGAACACCGAGGAGCGCAGCCGCGTCTTCGAGTACTTCCTGGTGCGCAAGCGGGTCGACGCCATCATCGCGGTGACGCTCGAGATCTCGCCAGACGAGGCCACGTCACTGGTGGGCCTCGGCAAGCCCCTCGCCGGCATCGGTGGCCCGCTCGCCGGCATCCCCACGCTCGGCATAGATGACGTCGCCGCAGCGCGATTCGCCACGGAACATCTGATCGCACTCGGCCACACCAGAATCATGCATGTCGGCGGCGACTCGGCCGAGATCATGGACTTTCACGTGCACTCCAAACGGCTGCAGGGGTTCGTCGACGCCCTCTCCTCGGCCGGCCTGCCCTTCACCGCCGATTGGTTCGTCGCCACTCGCTTCGATATCCCCGGCGGCTATGCGGCCGGCAAGCAGATACTCGGTGACCCGCGCCGTCGTCCCACCGCCATCTTCGCGGCAACAGACGAAGTCGCGATCGGGATCATCCTGGCCGCCAGGGAGCTCGGCATCTCGATTCCCGACGACCTCTCGGTGATCGGCATCGACAATCACCCGCTGACCGAGCTCTTCGGCCTCACCTCGATAGCCCAAGACCCGGCCGACCAGGGCGAACAGGCCGTCGACCTGGTCATGCGCCAACTCGACGACGCTGCGTGGCGGCCACCGAGCATCCACGCCACGGTGCCGGCGCGCCTCGTCGTGCGCTCCAGCACGTCGGCTCCGCGCCGCTGA
- a CDS encoding carbohydrate ABC transporter permease, whose amino-acid sequence MSVTQTSAPRVPATPPEPNEAPRAPKSARTTKLIVAGAAVVLAIVFVLLITSPPNDNAKPVSLGFSLNSMFKWLGNLNPLVQIPIILVIFGLVVALILLLIEYAPRSGKGYFYIRLAACFVIPILALMLLRPYQNALIWVLLIAIVVGALLFFADFRSRQGAGYLFQLVTFMAPAALLLAIGLIYPTVATIYQSFFDKTSKTFVGLDNYFWVFTNPEGFWSVVNTLIWVLVAPVFSTVVGLAYAVFIDKAKGEKYLKSLVFMPMAISFVGAGIIWKFIYDNRQGEQVGLLNAIVTAFGGQPVSWLDAQPLINTLLLLVVFIWTQTGFAMVILSAAIKGVPTEQMEAAELDGTNAWQRFTNVTVPGIRSSLIVVLTTIAIGSLKVYDIVAVMTGGRANTTVLGFEMVNQQQRFQSYGHSAALAVVLFLFVLPLIIYNANQMRKQREIR is encoded by the coding sequence ATGTCCGTCACACAAACCTCGGCGCCACGGGTGCCGGCAACGCCGCCGGAACCGAACGAGGCGCCACGCGCCCCGAAGTCGGCGCGCACAACCAAGCTGATCGTCGCCGGTGCGGCCGTGGTTCTCGCCATCGTCTTCGTGCTGCTGATCACCAGCCCCCCGAACGACAATGCGAAGCCCGTTTCGCTCGGCTTCTCGCTGAACAGCATGTTCAAGTGGCTGGGCAACCTGAACCCCCTTGTCCAGATCCCGATCATCCTGGTGATCTTCGGGCTCGTGGTCGCCCTCATCCTGCTGCTCATCGAGTACGCGCCGCGCTCCGGCAAGGGCTACTTCTACATCCGGCTCGCCGCCTGCTTCGTCATCCCGATCCTGGCTCTGATGCTGCTGCGTCCGTACCAGAACGCCCTCATCTGGGTGCTGCTGATCGCCATCGTCGTTGGGGCGCTGCTCTTCTTCGCCGACTTCCGCTCCCGCCAGGGCGCCGGCTACCTCTTCCAGCTGGTCACCTTCATGGCTCCGGCAGCGCTGCTCCTGGCGATCGGGCTCATCTACCCGACCGTCGCCACCATCTACCAGTCGTTCTTCGACAAGACGTCGAAGACCTTCGTCGGACTCGACAACTACTTCTGGGTCTTCACGAACCCCGAGGGCTTCTGGTCTGTCGTCAACACCCTCATCTGGGTGCTCGTCGCACCGGTGTTCTCCACGGTCGTCGGTCTCGCCTACGCCGTGTTCATCGACAAGGCCAAGGGCGAGAAGTACCTCAAGTCGCTCGTCTTCATGCCGATGGCCATCTCGTTCGTCGGCGCCGGCATCATCTGGAAGTTCATCTACGACAACAGGCAGGGTGAGCAGGTCGGCCTGCTCAACGCCATCGTCACCGCCTTCGGTGGCCAGCCGGTCTCGTGGCTCGACGCGCAACCGCTCATCAACACCCTGCTGCTCTTGGTGGTGTTCATCTGGACACAGACCGGATTCGCCATGGTGATCCTCTCGGCCGCGATCAAGGGCGTGCCGACAGAGCAGATGGAGGCGGCGGAGCTCGACGGCACGAACGCCTGGCAGCGCTTCACGAACGTGACGGTCCCGGGCATCCGGTCGTCGCTCATCGTGGTTCTCACGACGATCGCCATCGGATCGCTGAAGGTCTACGACATCGTGGCTGTCATGACCGGCGGTCGCGCCAACACGACCGTGCTCGGCTTCGAGATGGTCAACCAGCAGCAGCGCTTCCAGAGCTACGGGCACTCGGCGGCGCTCGCCGTCGTGCTGTTCCTGTTCGTGCTGCCGCTGATCATCTACAACGCAAACCAGATGCGCAAGCAGAGGGAGATCCGATGA
- a CDS encoding PD40 domain-containing protein, whose protein sequence is MASSSFLPGQRAEVRLFDIVSGTETVVFSSTTLFVEAPNWHPDGGSLLLNAEGGLVRLALPGAGVDEAAVVETVGVPDLVLNNDHVISPDGTSMLVTARDGHLYRLPWGGGDAVRLTPGSDPARRFKYYLHAVSPDGSTIAAVGGGVDDTGEWVTNIVTLPATGIAEGGAHACLTDDAFADDGPDFSADGEWIWFNSERAGEYPGHAQLFRMRRDGAELTRVTHDDRVNWFPHPSPDGHHVLYLSYPRGTTGHPPNLDVELRLIELASGEARTVASFYGGQGSTNVPGWSPDGRRVAYVAYPVGAV, encoded by the coding sequence ATGGCCTCCTCTTCGTTCCTGCCCGGTCAGCGCGCCGAGGTGCGGCTGTTCGACATCGTGTCCGGCACCGAAACCGTGGTGTTCTCGTCGACGACCCTGTTCGTCGAGGCGCCGAACTGGCACCCCGATGGCGGGTCTCTGCTGCTGAACGCCGAGGGCGGCCTCGTGCGCCTCGCTCTGCCGGGCGCGGGAGTAGACGAGGCCGCCGTTGTGGAGACGGTCGGTGTGCCCGACCTCGTGCTGAACAACGATCACGTCATCTCTCCCGATGGGACGAGCATGCTGGTCACGGCCCGCGACGGGCACCTGTATCGCCTTCCGTGGGGCGGCGGCGATGCTGTGCGGCTGACACCAGGGAGCGATCCGGCACGCCGGTTCAAGTACTACCTGCACGCGGTATCGCCAGACGGGTCGACCATCGCGGCCGTCGGGGGCGGGGTCGACGACACGGGGGAGTGGGTCACGAACATCGTCACACTGCCCGCGACGGGAATCGCCGAAGGCGGTGCGCACGCGTGCCTCACCGACGACGCGTTCGCCGACGACGGGCCGGACTTCTCGGCGGATGGCGAATGGATCTGGTTCAACTCAGAGCGGGCGGGGGAGTACCCGGGCCACGCGCAGCTCTTCCGCATGCGGCGCGACGGGGCCGAGCTCACCCGGGTGACGCATGACGACCGGGTGAACTGGTTCCCGCATCCATCGCCGGATGGCCACCACGTTCTGTACCTGAGCTATCCGCGGGGAACGACGGGGCATCCGCCGAACCTCGATGTCGAGCTCAGGCTCATCGAGCTGGCGAGCGGCGAGGCCCGCACGGTCGCCAGCTTCTACGGAGGACAGGGCAGCACGAACGTGCCGGGGTGGTCGCCGGATGGCCGCCGCGTGGCCTATGTGGCCTACCCCGTGGGCGCGGTCTAG
- a CDS encoding HAMP domain-containing sensor histidine kinase has product MSGLAGRARRSLTLRNRLILSVLALIALVGLIIGVVSSLALNGFLLSRLDAQLQTATSRSLSSIDGPRPGESGSTSGSNGLDRADPARIVGGPGQAPGTLGAFALGGVVSRAAIVDSAGVVQSLSTDQLQALTQLDVADGTQTVDLGGSLGVYRVGFDLSAEGNGIIVGLPLSEVTATVTQLVVVTIVVTLAGLVVAALFGTVLIRLALRPLDRVVATATRVSRLQLDRGDVAIPERVARADTDERTEVGRVGASLNKLLGHVSSALASRQASENKVRRFVADASHELRTPLASIRGYAELTRRGGHTLPADVTHSLGRIESEATRMTSLVEDLLLLARLDEKPELESKTVDLTRLVVDAVSDAHVAGPEHVWELELPEEPLEVTGDGARLYQVVANLLANARVHTPAGTRVTVALEAAGLASGGPGAIVRITDDGPGIDPELVSTLFERFVRGDASRYRQAGSTSTGLGLAIVEAVVDAHGGAVTVTSRPGQTTFTVSLPRGAVGGDE; this is encoded by the coding sequence GTGTCCGGTCTCGCCGGGCGTGCCAGGCGCTCCCTCACCCTGCGCAACAGGCTCATCCTGAGCGTGCTGGCCCTGATCGCCCTGGTGGGTCTGATCATCGGAGTGGTGTCGTCTTTGGCCCTGAACGGCTTCCTGCTCAGCCGCCTGGACGCGCAGCTGCAGACCGCCACGAGCAGATCGTTGTCGTCGATCGACGGCCCGCGCCCCGGTGAGTCTGGGTCGACGTCGGGAAGCAACGGCCTCGACCGCGCCGATCCCGCCCGGATCGTCGGCGGCCCCGGCCAAGCGCCGGGCACGCTGGGTGCGTTCGCCCTGGGCGGGGTCGTGAGTCGAGCCGCCATCGTGGACTCGGCGGGGGTGGTGCAGTCTCTCTCCACGGATCAACTCCAGGCCCTCACGCAGCTCGACGTGGCCGACGGCACCCAGACCGTCGACCTGGGCGGCTCCCTCGGCGTCTACCGGGTGGGGTTCGACCTGTCGGCAGAGGGTAACGGCATCATCGTCGGCCTGCCGCTGAGCGAGGTGACTGCCACAGTGACGCAGCTGGTGGTGGTGACCATCGTCGTGACGTTGGCGGGTCTCGTGGTGGCTGCGCTCTTCGGGACCGTCCTCATAAGGCTCGCCCTCAGGCCGCTCGACCGCGTGGTCGCGACGGCCACCCGCGTGTCGAGGCTGCAGCTCGATCGCGGCGACGTGGCCATTCCCGAACGCGTGGCCCGGGCCGACACAGACGAGCGAACCGAGGTCGGCCGGGTCGGAGCGTCGCTGAACAAGCTCCTGGGCCACGTGTCGTCGGCGCTCGCGTCGAGACAGGCGAGCGAGAACAAGGTGCGGCGCTTCGTCGCGGATGCGAGCCACGAGCTGCGCACACCACTCGCCTCGATCAGGGGTTATGCGGAGCTCACGCGCCGCGGCGGCCACACGTTGCCTGCCGACGTGACGCACTCTCTCGGCCGCATCGAGTCGGAGGCCACGCGCATGACGAGCCTCGTCGAGGACCTGCTGCTGCTCGCCCGGCTCGACGAGAAGCCCGAGCTCGAGTCGAAGACGGTCGACCTGACCCGGCTCGTGGTGGATGCCGTGAGCGATGCGCACGTCGCCGGGCCCGAACACGTGTGGGAACTCGAGCTGCCCGAGGAGCCCCTGGAGGTCACGGGTGACGGAGCGAGGCTCTACCAGGTGGTCGCGAATCTTCTCGCCAACGCCAGGGTGCATACGCCGGCCGGCACCCGCGTCACGGTGGCGCTCGAGGCGGCCGGCCTTGCATCCGGTGGCCCCGGCGCGATCGTGCGCATCACCGACGACGGCCCCGGCATCGATCCTGAGCTCGTGTCGACGCTGTTCGAACGGTTCGTCCGGGGTGACGCGTCACGCTACCGCCAGGCCGGTTCGACGTCGACGGGCCTCGGCCTCGCGATCGTCGAGGCCGTGGTGGATGCCCATGGTGGCGCCGTGACCGTCACGTCGCGCCCCGGCCAGACGACCTTCACGGTGTCGCTGCCGCGCGGCGCTGTGGGCGGCGACGAGTAG
- a CDS encoding DUF4190 domain-containing protein, whose product MTNSPITATETEPLPEAAPAEQAQLPEAAPAEQAQLPEAAPAEQAQLPERATAPTARPTNVLGVITLVLGVLGFAIVPVITGHIALNQIKRTGDEGRGITLAGLVLGYVGLAGYVLVAMFFAGLLLLGAVHAAGADYYYYR is encoded by the coding sequence ATGACAAATTCACCCATCACAGCAACAGAGACAGAACCGCTCCCCGAAGCAGCACCGGCCGAACAGGCGCAGCTCCCCGAGGCGGCACCGGCCGAACAGGCGCAGCTCCCCGAGGCGGCACCGGCCGAACAGGCGCAGCTCCCCGAGAGGGCCACCGCCCCCACCGCTCGTCCCACGAACGTCCTCGGCGTCATCACCCTCGTGCTCGGCGTGCTCGGCTTCGCCATCGTGCCGGTGATCACCGGCCACATCGCCCTGAACCAGATCAAGCGCACCGGTGACGAGGGTCGGGGCATCACCCTCGCCGGCCTCGTGCTCGGCTACGTGGGGCTCGCGGGCTACGTCTTGGTCGCCATGTTCTTCGCGGGGCTCTTGCTGCTCGGCGCGGTGCACGCAGCTGGCGCCGACTACTACTACTACCGCTAG
- a CDS encoding cation:dicarboxylate symporter family transporter: MFEDASTSAIHLRVRRPFYTALFFQLIVAIVLGITVGVLFPDLGSQLKPLGDGFIRLIKMIISPLVFLVIVTGIAHMGDVKSVGRVGVKALTYFLAASTFALVFGLIVGNLVGPGHGLNIDPSSLSESDVQAKTGGAEPTDAATFILSVIPTSVIDAFAQNALLQVLFFSVFVGAAVVVIGKDKLGPVLHVMDSCLAITFKIMGWIMRVAPIGAFGAMAFVIGQYGIATLGTYAKLIAACYGAAILFIGVLALIAWFIPRVPLWSFVKYTRAEFGLALGTASTEAVLPRIITKLTAAGCSRAVSGLVVPTGYSFNLDGAAIYLSISLLFLSQAFGVELDLGQQLTALGVLLLTSKGMAGVPGSSFLALSATAAALGIFPVAGVALLLGADRIMDSMRVVVNLLGNCVATFVVAKWEGQFDRDMMLRAFAGHEPDPVADALADARPQGTV; this comes from the coding sequence ATGTTCGAAGACGCGTCGACCAGCGCAATTCATCTGCGTGTGCGACGACCGTTCTACACCGCCCTGTTCTTTCAGCTGATCGTGGCGATCGTTCTCGGGATCACGGTAGGCGTCCTGTTTCCCGACCTCGGATCCCAGTTGAAGCCCCTCGGCGATGGCTTCATCCGCTTGATCAAGATGATCATCTCGCCCCTGGTCTTTCTCGTGATCGTCACGGGAATCGCCCACATGGGTGATGTGAAGTCCGTCGGTCGTGTCGGTGTCAAGGCACTCACCTACTTTCTGGCCGCGTCGACGTTTGCTCTGGTCTTCGGACTCATCGTCGGCAATCTCGTCGGACCGGGCCACGGTCTCAACATCGATCCGTCGTCGCTCTCTGAGTCGGACGTGCAGGCGAAGACGGGAGGCGCCGAGCCGACGGATGCGGCCACCTTCATCCTGAGCGTGATCCCCACGAGCGTCATCGACGCGTTCGCGCAGAATGCGCTCCTGCAGGTGCTCTTCTTCTCCGTCTTCGTCGGAGCGGCCGTCGTCGTCATCGGAAAGGACAAGCTGGGGCCGGTGCTTCACGTGATGGACTCGTGCCTCGCCATCACCTTCAAGATCATGGGCTGGATCATGCGCGTGGCGCCGATCGGAGCCTTCGGCGCCATGGCCTTCGTGATCGGCCAATACGGAATCGCGACGCTCGGCACGTACGCGAAGCTGATCGCAGCCTGCTACGGCGCCGCGATCCTCTTCATCGGCGTTCTCGCGCTGATCGCCTGGTTCATCCCCAGGGTGCCCCTCTGGAGTTTCGTGAAGTACACCAGAGCCGAATTCGGTCTGGCACTGGGAACCGCGTCGACCGAAGCCGTACTGCCTCGCATCATCACCAAGCTGACCGCGGCCGGCTGCTCGCGCGCCGTGTCCGGCCTGGTCGTTCCCACCGGCTACTCGTTCAACCTCGACGGCGCGGCGATCTATCTCTCGATCTCGCTGCTGTTCCTGTCGCAGGCGTTCGGAGTGGAGCTCGACCTGGGCCAGCAGCTCACCGCCCTCGGCGTGCTCCTGTTGACGTCGAAAGGGATGGCCGGCGTACCCGGCTCCTCGTTCCTGGCCCTGTCGGCGACGGCCGCGGCCCTCGGAATCTTCCCGGTCGCCGGGGTGGCTCTGCTCCTCGGCGCAGACCGGATCATGGATTCCATGCGCGTCGTCGTCAATCTGCTGGGCAACTGCGTGGCCACGTTCGTCGTGGCCAAGTGGGAGGGGCAGTTCGACCGCGACATGATGCTGCGCGCGTTCGCCGGGCACGAGCCCGACCCGGTGGCAGACGCCCTGGCCGACGCCCGGCCGCAAGGAACGGTCTGA
- the rplJ gene encoding 50S ribosomal protein L10, with amino-acid sequence MANKEASVAELTELFQSSTAVLLTEYRGLTVAQLKTLRGTLREHASYAVVKNTLTKIAANNAGISSFDDELAGPSAIAFVHGDPVAVAKSLRDFAKANPLLVVKGGYFDGNPLTAEEVSKLADLESREVLLAKLAGAFKASLFGAAYLFNAPLSKAVRTVDALREKQSSN; translated from the coding sequence ATGGCGAACAAGGAAGCCTCGGTTGCCGAACTCACGGAACTTTTCCAGAGCTCGACCGCCGTTCTGCTGACCGAGTACCGCGGTCTCACGGTCGCCCAGCTTAAGACGCTGCGCGGCACCCTTCGTGAGCACGCAAGCTACGCCGTGGTAAAGAACACGCTGACCAAGATTGCGGCCAACAACGCCGGCATCTCGTCGTTCGACGACGAGCTCGCCGGTCCGTCCGCCATCGCATTCGTTCACGGTGACCCTGTCGCCGTCGCGAAGTCCCTGCGCGACTTTGCCAAGGCAAACCCTCTTCTCGTTGTGAAGGGCGGTTACTTCGACGGTAACCCCCTGACCGCCGAAGAGGTCTCGAAGCTCGCCGACCTCGAATCCAGGGAGGTTCTGCTTGCCAAGCTCGCAGGCGCCTTCAAGGCCTCGCTGTTCGGTGCCGCATACCTCTTCAACGCACCGCTGTCGAAGGCCGTTCGCACGGTCGATGCGCTGCGCGAGAAGCAGTCAAGTAACTAA
- a CDS encoding response regulator transcription factor has protein sequence MTDSTSTRPQITRIDGSPVRALVVDDEATLTDLLQMALRYEGWDIKTAGDGQSALRIAREFKPDAIVLDIMLPDIDGLAVLQRLRADGQETPVLFLTAKDALDDRIAGLTAGGDDYVTKPFSLEELVARLRGLIRRSTLTVTDAFDPEVTVGDLVLNEDSHEVHRDGEPIELTATEFELLRFLMRNPRRVLSKAQILDRVWSYDFGGRSSVVEIYISYLRKKVDAGRPQMIHTVRGAGYILKSA, from the coding sequence GTGACCGACTCCACCTCCACCCGCCCCCAGATCACCCGCATCGACGGTTCTCCCGTTCGCGCCCTCGTCGTCGATGACGAGGCCACGCTCACGGACCTGCTGCAGATGGCGTTGCGCTACGAGGGGTGGGATATCAAGACGGCGGGCGACGGCCAGAGCGCGTTGCGCATCGCCCGCGAGTTCAAGCCCGACGCGATCGTTCTCGACATCATGCTTCCCGACATCGACGGCCTGGCCGTGCTGCAGCGATTGCGGGCCGACGGTCAGGAGACGCCCGTGCTCTTTCTCACGGCGAAGGATGCGCTCGACGATCGCATCGCCGGGCTCACGGCTGGCGGCGACGACTACGTGACAAAGCCGTTCAGCCTCGAGGAGCTGGTCGCGCGCCTTCGTGGACTCATCCGGCGCTCGACCCTCACGGTGACCGACGCCTTCGACCCCGAGGTCACGGTGGGCGACCTCGTTTTGAACGAGGACAGCCACGAGGTGCACCGCGACGGCGAGCCGATCGAGCTCACGGCCACCGAGTTCGAGCTGCTGCGCTTTCTGATGCGAAACCCGCGCCGGGTGCTCTCGAAGGCCCAGATCCTCGATCGCGTCTGGAGCTACGACTTCGGCGGGCGCTCCAGCGTCGTCGAGATCTACATCTCCTACCTGCGCAAGAAGGTGGATGCCGGACGCCCGCAGATGATCCATACCGTGCGCGGTGCCGGCTACATCCTCAAATCGGCCTGA
- a CDS encoding carbohydrate ABC transporter permease, whose amino-acid sequence MSTDTLVDTRTKRQVARATAKSEKMAQSRLTSRGATIAAIIIAVLWTIPTFGLFVTSFRPGADTQSSGWWTVFTNPSFTLDNYAQALNSGGTALTLGQSFINSLGITIPATVFPLVIASLAAYAFAWIDFKFKNIVFVGVFALQIVPIQMALVPLLSLFSKGLTVNGVGIFPGFELRDAEHSFATVWIAHAIFALPLAIFMLHNFISEIPGEVIEAARVDGAGHGQIFFRIVLPLATPAIASFAIFQFLWVWNDLLVATIFAPSTSLPLTQTLNSLSGTWGNQWFLQSAGAFISIIVPLVVFFSLQRFFVRGLLAGATKG is encoded by the coding sequence ATGAGCACCGACACCCTCGTCGACACGAGAACCAAGCGTCAGGTCGCCCGCGCCACGGCGAAGAGCGAGAAGATGGCGCAGTCGCGCCTCACCTCGCGAGGTGCCACCATCGCCGCCATCATCATCGCGGTGCTGTGGACGATCCCCACGTTCGGGCTCTTCGTCACCTCGTTCCGTCCCGGAGCCGATACGCAGTCCAGCGGCTGGTGGACGGTCTTCACGAATCCGTCGTTCACCCTCGACAACTACGCCCAGGCTCTGAACTCGGGTGGAACGGCACTGACCCTCGGCCAGTCGTTCATCAACTCGCTCGGAATCACCATCCCCGCGACGGTATTCCCGCTGGTGATCGCGTCGCTCGCCGCGTACGCGTTCGCGTGGATCGATTTCAAGTTCAAGAACATCGTGTTCGTCGGTGTCTTCGCGCTGCAGATCGTGCCCATCCAGATGGCCCTCGTGCCGCTGTTGAGCCTCTTCTCGAAGGGCCTCACTGTGAACGGTGTGGGTATCTTCCCGGGGTTCGAGCTGAGGGACGCCGAGCACAGCTTCGCCACGGTCTGGATCGCCCACGCGATCTTCGCCCTTCCGCTGGCCATCTTCATGCTGCACAACTTCATCTCGGAGATTCCGGGTGAGGTCATCGAGGCGGCTCGCGTGGACGGGGCCGGTCACGGGCAGATCTTCTTCCGCATCGTGCTGCCGCTAGCCACACCGGCCATCGCGTCGTTCGCCATCTTCCAGTTCCTGTGGGTGTGGAACGACCTGCTGGTCGCGACGATCTTCGCTCCCTCGACGTCGCTGCCGCTGACGCAGACGTTGAACTCGCTGTCGGGCACGTGGGGCAACCAGTGGTTCCTGCAGTCGGCCGGTGCGTTCATCTCGATCATCGTTCCGCTCGTCGTGTTCTTCTCGCTGCAGCGCTTCTTCGTTCGAGGCCTGCTCGCCGGGGCCACGAAGGGCTAG
- a CDS encoding ABC transporter substrate-binding protein, giving the protein MRASLHRRFTAPLAIAAILGIALAGCAEDSGSGSDSSSAAGQTVKISGGITGTEADALNKSFEKFTKDTGIKVEYTGDKSFEGNIVTKVSGGSAPDIAIVPQPGLLKTLVDTGDVKVAGKETEANVDKNWSPDWKKYGTFDDKFYAAPMLASIKGYVWYSPAKFKEWGITVPTTWQGVLDMTKTIQEKTGTPPWCAGFASDAASGWPGTDWIEDLVLRQSGPDVYDSWVAGDTKFTDPKIKDAFDAVGQILLNPSYVNAGYGDVKSINSTAFGDVAAKVADGSCALTHQASFLSANFLDVKTAAGATPTVGPDGDVYGFVLPGIKADAANIEVGGEFVTPFSDSEAVQKVTAYMATPEWADIRVGLGGSISANLNADASKASSPLLQDAMKLLQDPNTTVRFDGSDLMPSTVGSGSFWKGMVSWIDGKDTDSVLSDIQAGYAN; this is encoded by the coding sequence ATGCGGGCTTCCCTGCATCGCCGTTTCACAGCACCCCTGGCCATCGCCGCCATCCTCGGAATCGCCCTCGCAGGCTGTGCCGAAGACAGCGGATCCGGTTCGGACTCGAGTTCGGCCGCCGGCCAGACAGTCAAGATCTCCGGTGGCATCACCGGTACCGAGGCCGACGCGCTCAACAAGAGCTTCGAGAAGTTCACCAAGGACACCGGCATCAAGGTCGAATACACCGGTGACAAGAGCTTCGAGGGCAACATCGTCACGAAGGTCTCCGGCGGTTCGGCCCCCGACATCGCCATCGTTCCCCAGCCGGGTCTGCTGAAGACCCTCGTCGACACCGGCGATGTCAAGGTGGCAGGCAAAGAGACCGAGGCCAACGTCGACAAGAACTGGTCGCCCGACTGGAAGAAGTACGGCACGTTCGACGACAAGTTCTACGCGGCCCCGATGCTCGCCAGCATCAAGGGCTACGTCTGGTACTCGCCGGCCAAGTTCAAGGAGTGGGGCATCACGGTTCCCACCACCTGGCAGGGCGTGCTCGACATGACCAAGACCATCCAGGAGAAGACCGGAACCCCGCCGTGGTGCGCGGGCTTCGCGTCTGACGCGGCATCCGGTTGGCCCGGAACCGACTGGATCGAGGACCTCGTGCTGCGCCAGTCCGGCCCCGACGTCTACGACAGCTGGGTCGCGGGAGACACCAAGTTCACCGACCCGAAGATCAAGGACGCGTTCGACGCCGTCGGCCAGATCCTGCTGAACCCGTCCTACGTGAACGCCGGCTACGGAGACGTCAAGAGCATCAACTCCACCGCCTTCGGTGACGTTGCGGCGAAGGTCGCCGACGGAAGCTGTGCACTGACCCACCAGGCGTCGTTCCTCTCGGCCAACTTCCTCGACGTGAAGACGGCCGCCGGAGCTACCCCGACGGTCGGCCCCGACGGAGACGTCTACGGCTTCGTGCTTCCCGGCATCAAGGCCGACGCGGCCAACATCGAGGTCGGCGGCGAGTTCGTGACGCCGTTCTCCGACTCCGAGGCAGTGCAGAAGGTCACGGCCTACATGGCCACCCCCGAGTGGGCAGACATCCGCGTCGGTCTCGGCGGAAGCATCTCGGCCAACCTGAACGCAGACGCCTCGAAGGCATCCAGCCCGCTGCTGCAGGACGCCATGAAGCTCCTCCAGGACCCGAACACGACCGTCCGCTTCGACGGATCCGACCTGATGCCGTCGACCGTCGGCTCCGGCTCGTTCTGGAAGGGCATGGTCAGCTGGATCGATGGCAAGGACACGGACTCCGTCCTGAGCGACATCCAGGCCGGTTACGCCAACTAG
- the rplL gene encoding 50S ribosomal protein L7/L12, giving the protein MAKLSTAELLDAFKELTLIELSEFVKAFEETFEVTAAAPVAVAAAGGAAAAVEEVEEKDSFDVVLEAAGEKKIQVIKEVRALTSLGLGEAKAVVDGAPKAVLEGVNKETAEKAKAQLEEAGATVTLK; this is encoded by the coding sequence ATGGCAAAGCTGTCAACTGCAGAGCTGCTCGACGCGTTCAAGGAGCTCACGCTCATTGAGCTGAGCGAGTTCGTCAAGGCGTTCGAGGAGACCTTCGAGGTCACCGCTGCTGCCCCCGTCGCGGTCGCCGCGGCCGGTGGCGCTGCCGCCGCCGTCGAAGAGGTCGAGGAGAAGGATTCCTTCGACGTCGTCCTCGAGGCTGCTGGCGAGAAGAAGATCCAGGTCATCAAGGAGGTGCGCGCCCTCACGAGCCTCGGTCTCGGAGAGGCGAAGGCAGTCGTTGACGGCGCTCCCAAGGCCGTCCTCGAGGGCGTCAACAAGGAGACCGCCGAGAAGGCCAAGGCTCAGCTCGAAGAGGCTGGCGCAACCGTCACCCTCAAGTAG